The nucleotide window TCATCGGCACGCCCAGTTACATGTCGCCAGAGCAGGCGCGTGGCGAACGACTAGACGGCCGTTCCGACCTCTACTCCCTGGGCGTCATTTTGTATGAGATGCTGGCCGGGCGACGGCCGTTTGAAGCCGAAGACCCATTGGCCGTGCTGCACAAACATGTCTACGAAGAGCCAATTCCCCTGGAACAAATTCGCCAGGACCTGACGCCCCACACCCGTTACGTGGTGCAGGCCGCCATGCAGAAAACCCCCATGCACCGCTTCCAAACGGCCGCCGATATGATCAATGCCATAGACCAGGCCATTGAGGCCGAGGGTGGACCGGGGCGCATCTCCACATCGGGCGCGTGGCGGCCAGGGCCGATGGCCCAGTACACCATCAGCCCGGCCAACCTGGCGCCGCCCGGCTGGCCGCCAGGCACCGAGCCGACTGTGCCGCGCGCCGCCGGTAGCCGCAAAGGAGCGCTGATTGGCCTGGTAGTGGTCATTTTGCTGCTGCTGCTGGGCGGTGGCGGCTATGCGGCGCTGCGTGTGCGGGGCGGGTTGGCAGCTGCGGCTACGCCCACGCCCACGCCCACCACCGCCATCATCGTCGTGGAAAACACGCCCGCTTCGCCCACAGTACCGCCAGAAACGCCGCTGCCCGTCGTGACGCTGCCCAGCGCCACGCTGCCCAGCGCCACGCTGTCGCCAACGCCCGACCCCGCCGCGAACCCCACCTTCACGCCCCAGCCCACAGAAACACCTGACCCCGGTCCGGAGCGGCTGACAATCGGCTACTCGGCCGGGAATCGGCCGATTGAAGTGGTGCGCATGGGCGGCGGTCCGCAGGCCATTGTGATGATTGGCGGCTTGCATGCCGGGGCCGTACCCGGCAGTGTGACCCTGGCCGAGACGGCCGTCACTCATTTTTCGGCCAATCTGGCCGAAATACCGCCGGAAGCCACGTTGTATATCATCCTGAACGCCAATCCAGACAGTCCGCCGGCGGTAGGGGAGCTAGACGGCCGTCTCAACGCCAATCGTGTAGACCTGAACCGCAACTGGGACTGCCGCTGGGTCAAAGACGCCACCTTCCGCGGCAGCACCGTGCCCGGGCTGGGCGGCCCGGCCGCCTTCTCCGAGCCAGAAACGAGGGCATTGGCCGAGTTTATACAGACGGTGGATGCGCGGGCTGTGGTTTTTTGGGAAGCCAGAACCACCAATGGACTGTCCTCTCCCGGCGCGTGCGATGGGCCAAGCCAGGTGTCTGTACCCCTGGCTCAGTCATACGGCATCGCCGCCGGTTATCCCATCGCCGATTTTGAGAATCTGACCAATCAGACTCTTAATGGTGACGGCACAAACTGGCTAGACGGCCAGGGTATCCCGGCCATTGCCGTCATTTTGCCGGATTATGTGACGGTGGATTGGCGCGACAATCTGGCCGGGATTCGCGCCGTCTTGCGCGATTTTGGCCGTTGATGTCGGGCTGTATTCTGCGGTTGTCGGGCGATTTGGAAAATCGCCCAGTAAACGATTTGGAAAATCGTTCTACACATTGATGGATGACATATGAAGCGATCTGGTTTGTTTGCTGGCGTTTGGCTGGTTGTGGTTTTGTTGTTCCTATCGGGCTGCCAACCGGCAGAAATTTTGCTGCCAACGCCAATGGCGACGGCCGTGTTGTTGGGCACGTTTACTCCCCAGCCCACGCCCACCTATACCCTTATTCCCACAGTGACGGAGACGGCCGTGCCCACCAGTACGCCGGTGCTGCAACGGCCGTCGCCCACGCCATTCCCCACCGACACGCCGCCGGCGACGGCCACCACCCCGGCCAACGCCATCACCCAAACGATTGGCTTTTCCACTCAAGGGCGGCCCATCGTAGCGTATCAATTCAAAAACGGACCCAACCACGTTGTTTTTGTCGGTGGGATACACGGCGGGTATGAATGGAATACTATCCTGTTGGCATACGAGGCCATTGACTATTTTCGGGTTAACCTGGATCGCATTCCCGACGCCGTCACGCTGCACATCATCCCTTCGGCTAACCCGGACGGGCAGTTTTTGGTGACAGGACGCGAGGGGCGATTTGCGCCAAGCCATGTCTCCGGTGATACGTTTCCCGGCCGGCTCAACGGCAACGCTGTGGATCTGAACCGTAATTGGGATTGTCAGTGGCAGCAGTGGGCTTTGTGGCGTGACCAAAGGGTAAGCGGTGGGAGTGAACCGTTTTCTGAGCCAGAGACCATTGCCCTGCGCGATTATTTGCTGGCGCTGCAGCCCAAAGGGGTCATTTTTTGGCACAGCGCCCTCAATGCGGCCATCGCCTCCGGCTGCCCCACCACCTATCAGCCATCCTATGACCTGGCGACTGTTTATGGCTTAGCCAGCGGCTACCCGATTATTGAGGCATTTACCAGTTATGCCATCACCGGCGACGCCAGTGATTGGTTAACTACGCAAGGCATCCCAGCCATAACGGTCGAGTTGATCAACCACGACGATACCGATTGGCCGCAAAATCTGGCGGGCATGTTGGCGGTGTTGTTTTATGACAACAAATAAATCTACAAGCTGTGCCTGCGCCCGGCCTAAACTGCCGGGTCCGTAAGACCGCCGAGGTATGCCAACGGGGAGCCGCTTTCAGACAACTTCTTGTACTTGATAAGGTGACAAGGTGACATCTGGCAAGGTGACAAAAATGCCAGATTATGCAATGGTCATAGGTTAGTCAGACTCATCAAGTTAAGGACATCGCGTCGCATTGTCATTCTGAGCGGAGTCTTCGGAGCGAAGAATCCCTATTGGTATACGGGAAAGGGATTCTTCCTCGAAGACTCGTCAGAATGACAACGATTCTACTAACCCTTGACCATTACAAAAAATGCCAGATTACAACCTTTGCTTCAGCAGTAATTCCAATTATGGAACTGGTGCGCTGTTGACACCGGTTGAAACCGACGTCTGAGAGACACAAAACCCGTTAATACGGGTTGGGAGTGTCGCCTCAACGTGCTTCAGCACGTTTTTTGTCTCAGTCTGGGAATTCATTCCTTAGCCCATTGGCTACAAGTTAAGTTTTTTTGATCTTTGTCAAGGCGCAAAATTGGCACGGAAACACCGCGAAACGCTATAGCCCCGTTTACGGGGCGTTGTTTTTTAGCCTGGAGCTTTAGCTCCAGGCGCAACGGATAGCCGCCGGTGACCAACGCTAAAGCGCCGGTCTACAAAACAACGCCGGGTAAACCCGGCTTTTACGGCCCGCGCTCGTTGACAATTGTCTTTGACATGCCTGGGATTTGCTTAACTTGTAACCAATGTCCTTAGCCTGGGAATTCATTCCCAGAACAAGGCTTGAAGAGTTGGGTAGTCTGGAGATAATTGGCAGCATGAACTTTGTTACTCTGGAAAACGTCGGCAAGCAGTACAGCGAGCGCGTCTTGCTGGAAAACGCCAATTTACTCATTAACGATGGCGACCGCATTGGTCTGATTGGTCCTAATGGCAGCGGCAAAACCACGCTGCTGCGTCTGATTGCTGGCGTGGAAGCGCCAGACGCCGGGCAGATCACCGTTTGGGGTCATGTGGGCGTGCAATTCCTGCCCCAAGACCCGCAGCTAGACCCATCCCTGACAGTGCTGGAGACGGTGTTTCACAGCGACGCGCCGTTGATGCGCGTGCTGCGTGACTATGAGGCGGCCAATGAGCGGCTGCAAGGAAATCCGACTGACGCCGGATTGCAGGCGGCCTTTGCTGAGGCAACGGCCGTGATGGACCGCAGCAATGGTTGGGCGGCCGAAGCCGAAGCCAAAACGATTCTGACAAAATTAGGCGTCACCCAATTTGCTGCGCCGGTCGCCACTCTCAGCGGCGGGCAGCATAAGCGCGTCGCCCTGGCCCATGCCCTCATCACCCCGGCCGATCTGCTGATTCTGGATGAACCGACCAACCACATAGACGCCGAGGCTATCGCCTGGCTGGAAGAGTACCTGAAAAATCGCCCCGGCGCGCTGCTGATGGTGACCCACGACCGCTATTTTCTGGACCGGGTGGTCAACCGTATCCTGGACCTGGACCGGCGGCAGTTGGTGAGCTATGGGGGAAATTACGGCCGTTACCTGGAACTCGCCACTGTCCGCCATGAACAACTGGCCGCCACCGAAAAAAAGCGGCAGGCGCTGCTGCGCCGCGAATTAGACTGGCTCAGCCGCAGCCCGGCGGCCCGCAGCACCAAGCAAAAAGCGCGCATCCAGCGCGTCCAGGAAATGCAAACCCTGCGCCACGACCGGCGTGAGGCGCAAGTGGCCATCTCGCTGGCCGGCCGCCGCCTGGGCAAGCGCGTCCTGGAAGCGCGCGGCCTCAGCAAAGCGTTTGGCAGCCTGGCGCTGTTTGCCGGTCTCGATTTTGAACTGGTCCCCGGCGACCGTGTGGGCGTTTTAGGACCCAATGGCGCCGGCAAAAGTACCCTGCTCAACATCCTGGCCGGCAAGCTGCCGCCAGACAGCGGCACAGTGACCTGGGGCGAAACGGTGGAACTGGGGTATTACGACCAGTTGAGCGCCGGTCTGCGCGACGATCAGCGTGTGTTTGATACCATTGCCGACGCTGCGCCGCTGGTTAAAAACGCCGAAGGATTTCGTATAGACGCGGCGCAAATGTTGGAGTGGTTTCTGTTCAGCCGCGCCGACCAGCAGACGTATGTCGGCAGCCTGAGCGGTGGGGAGCGGCGGCGGCTCTATTTGCTGCTGACGCTGGTGCGCCAGCCCAACGTGCTGTTTCTCGACGAGCCGACCAACGACCTGGACATTGAAACGCTGGCGGTGTTGGAGCAGTTTTTGGACTATTTTCAGGGCTGTCTGGTGGTGGTGAGCCACGACCGTTATTTTTTGGATCGCAATGTGGATTTCCTGGCCAGCTTTGAGGATGGCGTGTTGGGCACGCGCTACCCAACGCCGTATGAGACGTACCGGCGGCTGCTGAACGAACAACGGGGAACGACGAGCGAGGAACGGCCAGTGCGGAGCGGCCCGCCGCCGGCCGCGCGCCACGCTCCGCCTGTTGTCCGCAAATTGACGTGGAAGGAGAAGCAGGAGTTAACGGCCGTTGAGACCCAGATTCCTCTGCTCGAAGCCCAGATCGCCCAACTGGAGGCGGCCATCAACCAGGTTGGGGGGGATTATGCCCGCCTGCAAACCTTGTCGGACGAGTTAACGGCCGTGCGCGCCGCCCTGGAAATCGCCGAGACCCGCTGGTTGGAACTCTCGGAAACCGGAAGGTAGTGTGAACGAGTATATTCTCATCAGTGCATCCCTGCTGCTGCTGATCAGTGTGCTGGCCAGCAAGGTCTCCGACCGGTTTGGTGTGCCGGCGCTTTTGCTGTTTTTGCTCATGGGCATGTTTGTCGGGTCCGATGGACCGGGTGGCATTTACTTCGACGACCCCGCCCTGGCGCAGTTCCTAGGCGTCATCGCTCTGGTCCTCATTTTATTCTCCGGTGGCCTGGACACCGATTGGACAACCATCCGCCCGGTCCTCAAAGAAGGACTGCTGCTGTCTACCGTTGGCGTTTTGATAACTGCCCTGACTGTCGGTCTGTTTACCTCCTACCTTCTGGGCTTTTCGCTGCTGGAGGGGCTGCTGTTGGGGGCAATTGTCTCCTCCACGGATGCTGCGGCCGTATTTTCCATTCTCCGTTCCAAAGGGCTGAGCCTCAAGGGACGGCTGAAGCCGCTGTTGGAACTGGAATCGGGCAGCAACGATCCGATGGCTATCTTCCTCACGGTAGGGTTCATTCACCTACTCACCCACCCAGATGCCTCTCCGGTGAGCCTGCTCGGTTTGTTCGCCTTGCAAATGGGCATTGGCGCGGCGATGGGTTATGTGATGGGCCGGGCGATTCTGTATTTGATCAACCATGTCAAATTAGGGTACGAGGGCCTGTATCCCGTTCTGACGTTGGCCCTGGTTCTGTTGACCTTTACTCTCACCGATGGCCTGAACGGCAGCGGCTTTCTGGCCGTTTATCTGGCGGGCATTGTCCTCAGCCATAACGATTTCATCCATAAGCGCAGCCTGATGCGTTTTCACGATGGCCTGGCTTGGCTGATGCAGATCGCCATGTTCTTGACCCTGGGTTTGCTGGTTTTCCCGTCGCGGGTGGTTCCTATTATGGGTGTGGGTCTGCTGATTGCCGGCTATCTGATATTTGTGGCCCGGCCGGTCAGTGTCTTTGTTAGCCTGCTGCCGAGTAAATTAACCTGGCGCGAAAAGAGCTATCTATCTTGGGTCGGGCTGCGCGGGGCCGCTCCCATTATCCTGGCAACCTTTCCGCTGTTGGCCCGGCTGCCACAGGCGGACCTGATTTTTAACGTAGTATTTTTTATTGTCCTCACGTCGGTGCTGCTGCAAGGAACGACTTTGTCGCTGGTCGCCCGCTGGTTGAAGGTGGATGCCCCAACGATACCCAAACAGGTGTACCCCATCGAGTATATGCCGATGGATGGATTGAAAAGCGAACTCAAGGAGTTGCCCATACCGGCCGGATCGCCGGCCGTCGGTAAGTCTATTGTTGAATTGGGTCTGCCGGCCGGCCTGCTGATTGTGTTAATCGCCAGAGGCAGCGAGTTTGTGCTGCCCGGCGGTGGCACGGTGGTGCAGGCCGGCGATACGCTGCTGCTGTTGTCCGACAAGCCGTCGTTTGCCGACGTGGCCGCCAGATTTAACGCGCCGATGAGCTGATTGATGCACAGGATTAAGGGTTATTATGAACCATCGTCCCATTTTACCTGCTGATGTTGCCACATATCCGCTGCCGGGCATGAACGCGCCAACGGCCGTCACCTTCAGCCCTGATGACATGCTTGTTGCTTATTTGCACAGCACCGAGGGCAGCCTGACCCGCCAATTGATGGCCTTTGATCCTGCCAGCGGCGTAACACGGTCGTTGGTCTTACCCCCCGGCCGCGGCGACGCCGAAGACACGCTCTCTTTGGCCGAAACATTGCAGCGCGAGCGGCTGCGCCAGCATGGGCTGGGCGTTACCCGCTATGCCTGGGGCCAGGGCCGCCGCCTACTGCTGCCCGTGGGCGGCAATTTGTACGTGCAAGATGGGCCAGACACCGAACTGCGGCTGTTGGTCGCCGGTAACGGGACACCCTTGTTGGACGCCCGCTTCGCCCCCGATGGGCAGTGGGTGGCCTTTGTGCAAGACGCCGAACTGTACGTGGTTCCCATCGCCGATGGCCGGCCACGCCAACTGACGCGCGGCGCGTGCGGCAGCGACGGCCAAACGCATGGTCTGGCCGAATTTATCGCCCAGGAAGAAATGGGCCGCAGCGAAGGGTATTGGTGGTCGCCAGACAGCCAATGGCTGGCTTTCACGGAAGTGGACGAAAGCCATATTCCCATCTACCGCATCGTTCACCAGGGCAAGGCGCAGACTGGCGATGCGGTCCAAGAAGACCACCGCTACCCCTTTGCCGGGCGGGACAACGCCAGAGTGCGCCTGGGCTTGGCCCACCGCGACGGTGGGGTCCACCGCGGCAGTGGGGTCCACCGCGGCAGTGGGGTCCACCGCGACGGTGGCGACCCTATCTGGCTGGACCTGGGCGAAGATGCCGACATCTATCTGGCGCGGGTGAACTGGCTGCCCAACGGCCGTCTGACAGCCCAAATCGAAAATCGCGCCCAGACCCGGCTGGACCTGGTGGAATTTAACATCCAGACGGGGACAAAACGGACCCTGATCAGCGAAAGCAGCGACGTCTGGATCAACCTGCACAACCTGTTTTGGCCGTTGGCCGACGGCCGTTTCCTCTGGGGTTCTGAGCGCACCGGTTTTATGCACTTGTATTTGTACGATGGTGATGGTGGGTTGGAACGGCCGTTGACTCAGGGCGACTGGCTTGTCACCGAAATCGCCGCCGTAGACGAAGCAGCCGGCCTGGTTTACTTCCTGGGCACGGCCGATGGCCCGTTAGAGACGCATCTGTACGTTGTGGCGCTTGGCGGTGGCGACCCCCGCCGCCTGACGGCCGAGGCCGGAACCCACAGCGTGGTCATAGACGGGCAAAAGCGCCGCTTCGTGGACAGCCACCACAGCCTAAACCGGGCAACGGCCGTTACCCTGCGTAATCTGGCCGATGGCGCGGCGCTGCGCACCCTCTACACCAACGACGACCCCCGCCTGACCGAATTAGCCCTCCAGACGCCGCGTATCGTCACCTTGCCTACCCGCGACGGCGAAACGCTCTACGGTGCAATTTTTCGCCCGCCCAGCCTGTTTGGCTCAGGCCCCCATCCCACCATCGTCAGCGTCTATGGTGGCCCCCACGCCCAGCGCGTCACCGACAGTTGGCTGCTGACGGCCAACATGCGCGCCCAATACCTGGCGCAGCAGGGGTATCTGGTGTTTCTGTTAGATAATCGCGGCAGCGCCCGGCGCGGTCTGGCCTTTGAAAGCTGGATCAAAGGGCGCATGGGCCAGATTGAGGTGCAAGATCAGGTGGATGGGGTGAGGTGGCTGGTGGCGCAAGGTCTGGCCGATGCAGCGCGGGTGGGCATTTATGGTTGGAGCTATGGGGGGTATATGGCCGCCATGTGTTTGGCGCAGGCCCCGGAGACTTTTAAGGTTGCCGTCGCCGGCGCACCCGTCACCCATTATGATGGCTACGATACCCATTACACCGAGCGTTACATGGGCCGGCCGCAGGACAACCCGCAAGGGTATGCTCAGGCAAGCGTGATGGCCCACAGCGAAAAACTCAGCGGCAAACTGCTGCTGGTGCATGGCCTGATTGACGAAAACGTCCATTTCCGCCACACGGCCCGCCTGATCAATGCCCTCATCCACGCCGGCAAACCGTATGACCTGCTGCTTTTCCCCGACGAGCGCCATTCCCCCCGTGGTCTGGCCGACCGCATCTACATGGAGCAGCGTATCCGCGATTACTTCGTGGCGAATCTGTGAAATTGGCAGTGGGTGCGTTTCAATCTCAATTCATTGGAAACACACCCATTGATCATTAACTATTGATCATTAAACCTGGGTTCGCGGACCCACCAGCGCAGGATGATGAAGGAGAGCGCGTAGAACAGGGCGCTGAAGGCAAACAGCCAATTGGCGTTGTAGCTGGCCAGGGCGGCGCCAAACAGTGGCGCGAGCAGGCTGATGATGCCAACGGCCGTATTCGCCAATCCCACGTAAGTCGGCCGTTTTTCCGGCTGGCAAAACTCCATCACCACCAGAATGCCAGACACAATAACGCCGCCGGAGGTGACGCCCAGCAGCACAAAAGCGGCGTAATACCAGACCGGTTCCGTCGCCAGCCAGGCGACCACAAAGGCGGCCATGCCGGTCAGCCCACTGAGTTCCAGCGACAGTTTGTGCCCACGCCGGTCGGCCAGCAGCCCAAAAAACAGGTTGCCAACGGTCTGGCCGATGAGCAGCGCCAGCGTGTATAAGCCAACCGTGCTGTTGGGGATTTGCCAGCGCTGTACGGCCGTTACCGTTACAAAACCCGTGCCCATACCACCCAACGCCAGCAGCAGCCGCCCCAGCAAAAAGCGCCGAAAATTATCATCGCGGCGCACAATGTCTGGCAGCGTCCGCATATATTGGCCGCTGCTCTGGCGCGGCACAAAGGATGGCTGCGCCGGTTCACGTGTCAGCGCCAAAAACAGCCAGCTCAGGCTGATAAACAGCGCTGCCAGCCCAAACGAATAGGCAAAATTTAGCGGGAACGGGAAGCGTTCCAGAAACCAGGCGCTTAAACTGGCCGCCGCCAGGCCGGAACCGGCCCCCAAGAACATGGTGATGCCCAAAAAACGGCCGCGTCGGTCCACCGGAAAACAGCGGGCGACCATATCTTGCCAGGCGGTGGCGACCACGCCGGCCCCCAGGCCATGCCAGGCGTAGGCCAACAGGAACAGCAGCACCGCGGCCCCAGCCGAGCGCACCGCCAAC belongs to Candidatus Leptovillus gracilis and includes:
- a CDS encoding S9 family peptidase; the protein is MNHRPILPADVATYPLPGMNAPTAVTFSPDDMLVAYLHSTEGSLTRQLMAFDPASGVTRSLVLPPGRGDAEDTLSLAETLQRERLRQHGLGVTRYAWGQGRRLLLPVGGNLYVQDGPDTELRLLVAGNGTPLLDARFAPDGQWVAFVQDAELYVVPIADGRPRQLTRGACGSDGQTHGLAEFIAQEEMGRSEGYWWSPDSQWLAFTEVDESHIPIYRIVHQGKAQTGDAVQEDHRYPFAGRDNARVRLGLAHRDGGVHRGSGVHRGSGVHRDGGDPIWLDLGEDADIYLARVNWLPNGRLTAQIENRAQTRLDLVEFNIQTGTKRTLISESSDVWINLHNLFWPLADGRFLWGSERTGFMHLYLYDGDGGLERPLTQGDWLVTEIAAVDEAAGLVYFLGTADGPLETHLYVVALGGGDPRRLTAEAGTHSVVIDGQKRRFVDSHHSLNRATAVTLRNLADGAALRTLYTNDDPRLTELALQTPRIVTLPTRDGETLYGAIFRPPSLFGSGPHPTIVSVYGGPHAQRVTDSWLLTANMRAQYLAQQGYLVFLLDNRGSARRGLAFESWIKGRMGQIEVQDQVDGVRWLVAQGLADAARVGIYGWSYGGYMAAMCLAQAPETFKVAVAGAPVTHYDGYDTHYTERYMGRPQDNPQGYAQASVMAHSEKLSGKLLLVHGLIDENVHFRHTARLINALIHAGKPYDLLLFPDERHSPRGLADRIYMEQRIRDYFVANL
- a CDS encoding potassium/proton antiporter, with translation MNEYILISASLLLLISVLASKVSDRFGVPALLLFLLMGMFVGSDGPGGIYFDDPALAQFLGVIALVLILFSGGLDTDWTTIRPVLKEGLLLSTVGVLITALTVGLFTSYLLGFSLLEGLLLGAIVSSTDAAAVFSILRSKGLSLKGRLKPLLELESGSNDPMAIFLTVGFIHLLTHPDASPVSLLGLFALQMGIGAAMGYVMGRAILYLINHVKLGYEGLYPVLTLALVLLTFTLTDGLNGSGFLAVYLAGIVLSHNDFIHKRSLMRFHDGLAWLMQIAMFLTLGLLVFPSRVVPIMGVGLLIAGYLIFVARPVSVFVSLLPSKLTWREKSYLSWVGLRGAAPIILATFPLLARLPQADLIFNVVFFIVLTSVLLQGTTLSLVARWLKVDAPTIPKQVYPIEYMPMDGLKSELKELPIPAGSPAVGKSIVELGLPAGLLIVLIARGSEFVLPGGGTVVQAGDTLLLLSDKPSFADVAARFNAPMS
- a CDS encoding protein kinase, giving the protein MTSDPKQLIGQKIGQYEVTSHIARGGMADVYQAFDVQLQRKVALKVMLAQLSADSQFVERFRREAQTVARLEHPNIIQVFGIGLTPDQRPYIAMPFIEGGSLRETLELLKKRGSLLPTTQALAIVRQMADALRVAHAADIIHRDIKPSNILLRPDGTPMLVDLGIAAVQSAPKLTQTGTLIGTPSYMSPEQARGERLDGRSDLYSLGVILYEMLAGRRPFEAEDPLAVLHKHVYEEPIPLEQIRQDLTPHTRYVVQAAMQKTPMHRFQTAADMINAIDQAIEAEGGPGRISTSGAWRPGPMAQYTISPANLAPPGWPPGTEPTVPRAAGSRKGALIGLVVVILLLLLGGGGYAALRVRGGLAAAATPTPTPTTAIIVVENTPASPTVPPETPLPVVTLPSATLPSATLSPTPDPAANPTFTPQPTETPDPGPERLTIGYSAGNRPIEVVRMGGGPQAIVMIGGLHAGAVPGSVTLAETAVTHFSANLAEIPPEATLYIILNANPDSPPAVGELDGRLNANRVDLNRNWDCRWVKDATFRGSTVPGLGGPAAFSEPETRALAEFIQTVDARAVVFWEARTTNGLSSPGACDGPSQVSVPLAQSYGIAAGYPIADFENLTNQTLNGDGTNWLDGQGIPAIAVILPDYVTVDWRDNLAGIRAVLRDFGR
- a CDS encoding ABC-F family ATP-binding cassette domain-containing protein; this translates as MNFVTLENVGKQYSERVLLENANLLINDGDRIGLIGPNGSGKTTLLRLIAGVEAPDAGQITVWGHVGVQFLPQDPQLDPSLTVLETVFHSDAPLMRVLRDYEAANERLQGNPTDAGLQAAFAEATAVMDRSNGWAAEAEAKTILTKLGVTQFAAPVATLSGGQHKRVALAHALITPADLLILDEPTNHIDAEAIAWLEEYLKNRPGALLMVTHDRYFLDRVVNRILDLDRRQLVSYGGNYGRYLELATVRHEQLAATEKKRQALLRRELDWLSRSPAARSTKQKARIQRVQEMQTLRHDRREAQVAISLAGRRLGKRVLEARGLSKAFGSLALFAGLDFELVPGDRVGVLGPNGAGKSTLLNILAGKLPPDSGTVTWGETVELGYYDQLSAGLRDDQRVFDTIADAAPLVKNAEGFRIDAAQMLEWFLFSRADQQTYVGSLSGGERRRLYLLLTLVRQPNVLFLDEPTNDLDIETLAVLEQFLDYFQGCLVVVSHDRYFLDRNVDFLASFEDGVLGTRYPTPYETYRRLLNEQRGTTSEERPVRSGPPPAARHAPPVVRKLTWKEKQELTAVETQIPLLEAQIAQLEAAINQVGGDYARLQTLSDELTAVRAALEIAETRWLELSETGR
- a CDS encoding MFS transporter — protein: MLAATQLRSALRWLIRADLPAPPRTDAEITAEVEQNYRWNFTVNLLDGVAFWFGASFISSATIVPLFISQLTDSAWAIGVAAMIAQGSWFAPQLFTANHVERLARKKPVVVNLGLFLERIPLWLMPLAALLAVRSAGAAVLLFLLAYAWHGLGAGVVATAWQDMVARCFPVDRRGRFLGITMFLGAGSGLAAASLSAWFLERFPFPLNFAYSFGLAALFISLSWLFLALTREPAQPSFVPRQSSGQYMRTLPDIVRRDDNFRRFLLGRLLLALGGMGTGFVTVTAVQRWQIPNSTVGLYTLALLIGQTVGNLFFGLLADRRGHKLSLELSGLTGMAAFVVAWLATEPVWYYAAFVLLGVTSGGVIVSGILVVMEFCQPEKRPTYVGLANTAVGIISLLAPLFGAALASYNANWLFAFSALFYALSFIILRWWVREPRFNDQ